The following proteins are co-located in the Ruminococcaceae bacterium KH2T8 genome:
- a CDS encoding SEC-C motif-containing protein, protein MATYYETWIDRSETVRDQTSYTYYINTYYTMEKDAYDKILNAYPDNKEFISGKASELAKKLGFNADTMDIFVGFLDGIKDSLNKEIDVTTVDDDTEIDLDINYEKLYYNMRDAKATWLFKLPGWKKVLTDDKAAEIAREYRDANIAHSEKIGRNDPCPCGSGKKYKKCCGKNA, encoded by the coding sequence ATGGCTACATATTACGAGACATGGATCGACAGATCGGAGACAGTACGCGATCAGACATCCTATACTTACTACATCAATACTTATTACACGATGGAGAAGGATGCTTACGATAAGATCCTTAACGCTTACCCCGATAATAAGGAATTCATCTCCGGTAAGGCTTCCGAGCTCGCTAAGAAGCTTGGTTTCAATGCCGATACGATGGATATCTTCGTAGGTTTCCTTGACGGTATCAAGGACAGCCTTAATAAGGAGATCGATGTAACTACTGTAGATGACGATACAGAGATCGACCTCGATATCAATTACGAGAAGCTCTACTACAACATGAGAGATGCTAAGGCTACTTGGCTCTTCAAGCTTCCCGGCTGGAAGAAGGTCCTTACGGACGATAAGGCAGCTGAGATCGCAAGAGAGTACAGAGATGCCAATATCGCTCATTCCGAGAAGATAGGCAGAAACGATCCTTGTCCTTGCGGATCCGGCAAGAAGTACAAGAAGTGCTGCGGAAAGAATGCGTAA
- a CDS encoding RHS repeat-associated core domain-containing protein — protein sequence MSNLIKRPVKIISGLLISTLFVGVLPWRELKADMNTHGEYDAYPFEITYEQVSTWNNSTQGEYTLTNTSDYEIRSWTIEVDYYGDTTISNIWNASDVTDYEIDENLVISGNVTIPAGESYSFGLIADGADSAPVAPVDVITVSFDSDEPAAVEEGTADDVITDVPDSVDEIIPDVVDEVTGDATPADEESSEDAAEETVDEITEDDAETEPTIFPFAIYAGNTESDYTFSGWKSNITGDIYAGGNVRYQGSELYMDGTIYAGGTISANGWRIEVTDMIEDADILEMPDWSEAILDKEDTMPSIDPADLESQDQILANGYYYSEEDITINGTTFTGDAVIVAKGDITYNVESLNDDEEATGRILLYSEEGNITINGSKIKVNGILYAPNGRVSFNTYDTTINGRIVADEFSYSGSILNVISDPSDLQIVSPLPEVTVTASRDTVYVGGYAYYTIEIPKDNVFDILYRLNGEDVEIDIPEDEDAAIIYVLDTDEEGSYELEAYVSLPNGEFVLDSDTIEVIPEPTPTPTNTPTPEPTATNTPTPTSTPTPTATSTPTPTPEPTAEVTEIPTATPTPPEPQEYWVISEGDPDYGYEVLFQEENWNIGRSASFDPEIIEVCPDVTWSNGYAFYMTSRTFDEDLSFDARYTVRMDYSNSRADGIGFIISPNTVNNNSTGQSIGYGSMNPSVVVEIDNYRNGGRHHNELGEGDWVSGESDSHIAIMLDGNSDIHYAYSEQPSFRTSGIIYDVWVSYDGQEKLLYVWLAPYDEDGNVQRPETPTLVYNIDLEEHFEGESTLYMGFTSATGAARASHNILGFELDPMPGMHNSYVEFTSEIGEVEVGQPIEANGRIRGTDSSVQLIDADGNVVHEEDLTPSGNYEQLFSIPTTDLEPGTYTLIVSTTRDDGEVETKEIEIVLVEEFVPSPTPTDIPLVDPGEFTDEELFADIEDSQDGEEVSFITDIIGTVSGTELQSYTFEVFPTGSEEAVYTYTGSGEVDESVVGTVDPTLLVNGFYVVKLTANAEDGYVEDTIVVLVTGQAKVGNYSISFLDMSLPVAGLPVEVYRTYDSRQRTQDGDFGYGWNMTVGGPSVSFSGDLASGWGYESRTTLMVPLNYWKEAYPHEINIDWGNGSSETFTMSLSPDRFMDAPLYTITATLTNSDGTSDTLVFLDNAEGLSYDMEAGVILDGDLTPWNPQNFLLTRYDGMKFYFNIETGLYRVEDTYGRYIEITDDGIVYSESGMIYFNRDDNGRITSISDGLGNEVTYTYDDAGNLASVNDTASYTTSFAYDDSHYLTDITADNGVTVARNEYDDDGRLVATIDADGNRIEYSHDLDQRMEVTTDRLGYNTVYYYDENGNVTSITDALGRTTTYTYDSNGNKTSETRPDGTTFSYSYDENGNLISSNDGHGRTVSNSYGSHGELLTMSAMGTTELSLVYDEHGNLISETDSVGNTQDYNYDNSGNLTSVTDSLGSLINMSYDGDGHLSSVTNADGQVINYSYDEAGRPTSRTITYQGVSLTDTYTYDAADRVTGITYANGTTISYSYNQAGDVTSSTDPQGRTVNYSYDVYGNLTRISYPDGTSESFTYDAEGRNLTATDRMGRTATFTYDAVGNCTSKTYANGATVSYTYDSCNRVVSATNVYGATTTYGYDYLGRNTSITDVNGNTTSYTYNDRGNVSSVTDVNGNTYSFTYDNLGNQTSVTYPNGSTYNATYDVRGRMTSQSNAYGNTTTYSYDNMNRLVGVTDALGNSWTYEYDSMGNITSVTDAEGYTTSYSYSTYGQLASVTNAAGNNATTSYDEYGRVIATTDFGGVETTYTYDSMDRVATTTVNGEVTTYSYNSVGNLVSVEGSTGTIFYTYNIDGYLSSVTNAAGEVISYTYDDAGMVASVTVDDQTISYGYDNMGRLETVTDSEGTTTYTYDALGNRETTEYPNGVTTTYGYNENNVLISEESTDENGTVLSSYEYTIGDNNERLTCTELNRTVEYEYDELERLVSETVTTGDDVSVTTYSYDANSNRVSMDKDGVVTTYEYNELNQLVRAGDVEYTWDNAGNLVSQTTTSGVIVATYTYDSYNRMVSASVNSGSGTLEQSYTYDYLGNRTSKTTDGETTYYVTDLSSGYSQVLKATAGSDVVYYTRGFELISRREGTTASYYLYDGGMSVRGITDEAGTLTDTYVFDAFGNEIARTGTTENSYGYRGEEQDETGLYYLRARYMDPSTGTFTTMDTYAGRLSDPMSLHKYMYANSNPVKYCDPSGHFTVGELMTSMAIMTILSATANALIAGFMYSERVNVSDFSWCEMFQEMGLAFLGGIIVGGMAMLATFLVFALALTALECLLCMGICCLLGMLTGFIADDFFSDNEIVNRILHYVSDGFFAAEVSFFFFVIYGGANGWGSGGSRAGSGSGSGAGGETYYQDSRGRWHDSSGRFCSSPYGESGSSGSGHYLHRPHIRQNIIDGVNANTVYNEQGQIWDRIDQIWVDPDRVELGHVPEHQFALERDRAEALGWTQAQFNDYMNSDPSWYAWQDIHLNRAGACDTYYIS from the coding sequence ATGTCAAATTTAATCAAAAGACCAGTTAAGATCATAAGCGGTTTGCTTATTTCAACTCTATTTGTCGGAGTACTTCCTTGGCGAGAGCTCAAGGCAGACATGAATACTCACGGCGAGTACGATGCTTATCCGTTCGAGATTACTTATGAGCAAGTTTCCACTTGGAACAACAGTACTCAGGGTGAATACACTCTGACTAACACATCTGATTATGAGATCAGATCATGGACTATCGAAGTCGATTACTATGGTGATACAACTATTTCCAACATCTGGAATGCTTCCGATGTTACAGACTATGAGATTGATGAGAATCTCGTTATCTCAGGCAATGTTACTATCCCCGCAGGTGAGAGTTATTCATTTGGCCTTATCGCAGACGGTGCTGACAGTGCACCTGTTGCACCTGTCGACGTTATTACAGTTTCATTCGATTCGGATGAGCCTGCTGCAGTAGAAGAGGGAACAGCAGACGACGTCATTACTGATGTACCGGATTCTGTAGATGAGATCATCCCTGATGTAGTTGATGAAGTTACCGGTGATGCAACTCCCGCTGATGAGGAATCTTCTGAAGACGCAGCTGAAGAAACAGTTGATGAAATAACTGAGGACGATGCAGAGACAGAGCCTACAATATTCCCTTTTGCTATCTATGCCGGTAATACTGAATCTGATTACACATTCTCCGGTTGGAAGTCCAATATCACAGGTGATATCTATGCCGGCGGTAATGTTCGTTATCAGGGCTCTGAGCTTTATATGGACGGTACCATCTATGCAGGCGGTACTATCTCTGCTAACGGCTGGAGAATTGAAGTAACTGACATGATCGAGGATGCTGACATCCTTGAGATGCCTGATTGGTCTGAGGCTATTCTCGATAAAGAGGATACAATGCCTTCTATAGATCCTGCTGATCTTGAGTCTCAGGATCAGATCCTTGCAAATGGTTATTACTATTCAGAAGAAGATATCACGATCAACGGTACAACATTTACAGGAGATGCTGTTATTGTTGCTAAGGGTGATATCACATACAACGTTGAATCTCTTAATGACGATGAAGAAGCAACAGGTAGGATCCTTCTTTATTCCGAGGAGGGTAATATCACTATCAACGGATCTAAGATAAAGGTTAATGGTATCCTTTATGCTCCTAACGGTAGAGTTTCTTTCAATACATATGACACGACTATCAACGGTAGGATCGTAGCTGATGAATTCTCTTACAGCGGTTCTATCCTTAATGTTATTTCTGATCCTTCAGATCTTCAGATCGTATCTCCGCTTCCAGAAGTAACGGTAACGGCATCACGTGATACAGTATACGTGGGCGGATATGCTTACTATACGATCGAGATCCCTAAGGATAATGTATTTGATATCCTTTACAGGCTTAACGGAGAAGATGTAGAGATCGATATCCCCGAAGACGAGGATGCGGCGATCATATATGTTCTTGATACGGATGAAGAGGGTTCATATGAGCTTGAAGCTTATGTATCTCTTCCTAATGGTGAGTTTGTACTCGATAGCGATACTATCGAAGTAATCCCTGAACCTACACCTACGCCTACAAATACTCCTACTCCGGAGCCCACGGCAACAAATACGCCGACACCCACGTCGACTCCTACACCTACGGCAACTTCAACTCCGACTCCCACACCGGAGCCTACAGCTGAGGTTACAGAGATCCCTACAGCAACCCCCACTCCACCTGAGCCTCAGGAATACTGGGTAATCTCTGAGGGTGATCCTGACTATGGTTATGAAGTTCTTTTCCAGGAAGAAAACTGGAACATCGGACGTAGTGCATCCTTTGATCCTGAGATCATTGAGGTTTGTCCTGATGTTACTTGGAGCAATGGTTATGCGTTCTATATGACATCCAGAACTTTTGATGAGGATCTTTCTTTTGATGCTCGTTATACAGTTCGAATGGATTACTCCAATTCACGTGCTGACGGTATCGGATTTATCATCAGCCCTAATACCGTAAATAACAATTCCACAGGTCAAAGTATCGGTTATGGCAGCATGAATCCTTCTGTAGTTGTTGAGATAGATAACTATAGAAACGGCGGTCGCCACCACAATGAGCTTGGTGAAGGCGATTGGGTAAGCGGTGAGAGCGACAGCCATATCGCTATCATGCTCGACGGTAATTCTGATATTCACTATGCATATTCTGAGCAGCCTTCGTTTAGAACATCCGGCATCATATACGATGTTTGGGTAAGCTATGACGGACAGGAGAAGCTCCTGTATGTATGGCTTGCACCTTATGATGAAGATGGTAACGTTCAAAGGCCTGAAACACCTACACTTGTTTATAACATTGATCTTGAAGAGCACTTTGAGGGTGAGTCCACACTTTATATGGGATTCACTTCAGCAACTGGTGCTGCAAGAGCAAGTCATAATATTCTTGGTTTTGAACTCGATCCCATGCCCGGAATGCATAATTCTTATGTCGAATTTACAAGTGAGATCGGTGAGGTAGAAGTAGGTCAGCCTATCGAAGCTAATGGTAGGATCAGAGGTACAGACAGTTCTGTTCAGCTTATTGATGCTGATGGTAATGTAGTTCACGAGGAAGATCTTACTCCTTCCGGAAATTACGAGCAGTTATTCTCAATTCCTACAACTGATCTTGAGCCCGGAACGTATACATTGATCGTTTCTACAACTAGAGATGATGGAGAAGTAGAAACAAAAGAGATCGAGATCGTTCTTGTCGAAGAGTTTGTTCCTTCCCCTACACCTACCGATATTCCTTTGGTTGATCCGGGAGAATTCACAGACGAAGAGCTCTTTGCAGATATCGAAGATTCCCAGGATGGTGAAGAGGTATCCTTCATAACTGACATTATCGGTACTGTATCTGGAACTGAGCTTCAGAGCTATACATTTGAAGTTTTCCCAACGGGATCTGAGGAAGCAGTATATACATATACCGGATCTGGTGAAGTAGATGAGAGTGTCGTTGGTACAGTTGATCCTACTCTCCTTGTAAACGGATTCTATGTTGTTAAGCTTACTGCTAACGCAGAAGACGGATATGTAGAAGACACTATTGTCGTACTCGTAACAGGACAGGCAAAGGTTGGTAATTACAGTATCTCCTTCCTTGATATGTCTCTTCCTGTAGCAGGACTTCCTGTTGAAGTATATAGAACTTATGACAGCAGACAGAGAACACAGGATGGCGATTTCGGCTATGGCTGGAATATGACTGTCGGCGGACCTTCTGTATCCTTTAGCGGTGATCTTGCATCCGGTTGGGGATACGAGAGCCGTACGACTCTTATGGTTCCTCTTAATTACTGGAAGGAAGCATACCCTCATGAGATCAATATCGATTGGGGTAACGGCAGTTCAGAGACTTTTACTATGAGCCTTTCTCCCGACAGGTTTATGGATGCGCCTCTTTATACGATAACTGCAACTCTTACAAATTCAGATGGAACATCTGATACTCTTGTATTCCTTGATAATGCAGAAGGACTGTCCTATGACATGGAGGCAGGAGTTATTCTGGATGGAGATCTTACGCCCTGGAATCCTCAGAACTTCCTTCTTACCCGTTACGATGGTATGAAGTTTTACTTCAATATCGAGACGGGACTTTACAGAGTAGAGGATACATACGGAAGATATATTGAGATCACGGATGACGGTATCGTTTACTCTGAAAGCGGCATGATTTACTTTAATAGAGACGATAACGGCAGGATCACATCTATTTCCGACGGTCTCGGAAATGAAGTAACTTATACATATGATGACGCAGGTAATCTTGCAAGTGTTAATGATACTGCAAGCTACACAACATCCTTCGCATATGATGACAGTCATTATTTAACTGACATTACAGCTGATAATGGTGTAACTGTAGCCAGAAACGAGTATGACGATGACGGAAGACTTGTCGCTACTATTGATGCAGATGGTAATAGAATCGAGTATTCTCATGATCTCGATCAGAGAATGGAAGTCACAACTGACAGACTCGGATACAATACTGTCTACTATTATGACGAGAATGGTAATGTTACAAGTATCACAGATGCTCTTGGCAGAACAACAACTTATACATATGATTCCAACGGAAATAAGACATCTGAGACAAGACCGGATGGAACTACGTTCAGTTATTCTTACGATGAGAATGGAAATCTCATAAGTTCTAATGACGGACATGGAAGAACTGTCTCTAATTCATATGGTTCTCATGGTGAACTTCTTACAATGTCTGCTATGGGTACTACGGAGCTGTCTTTGGTTTACGATGAGCACGGTAACCTCATATCTGAAACAGACTCTGTTGGAAATACACAGGATTACAACTACGATAACTCCGGTAACCTTACGAGTGTAACTGACAGCCTTGGTTCTCTAATTAATATGTCATACGACGGAGATGGTCATCTATCAAGCGTAACGAATGCTGATGGTCAGGTAATTAATTACTCGTATGATGAAGCAGGAAGACCTACTTCTAGAACTATTACTTATCAGGGAGTTTCACTTACTGATACATATACCTACGATGCTGCTGATAGAGTAACCGGCATTACTTATGCTAATGGTACTACCATATCTTATAGCTATAATCAGGCAGGTGATGTAACTTCATCCACTGATCCTCAGGGAAGAACAGTTAATTACTCTTACGATGTATATGGTAATCTCACGAGAATCTCTTATCCTGACGGAACCTCAGAAAGCTTTACTTATGATGCTGAAGGCAGAAATCTAACAGCTACTGACAGAATGGGCAGAACAGCTACATTTACATACGATGCAGTTGGTAACTGTACAAGTAAGACATATGCTAACGGTGCAACTGTAAGCTATACCTACGACAGCTGTAACAGAGTTGTATCTGCTACAAATGTATATGGTGCGACAACAACTTATGGATATGATTATCTCGGACGAAATACCTCAATAACTGATGTAAATGGTAATACTACAAGCTATACATATAATGACAGAGGCAATGTATCTTCTGTTACCGATGTTAATGGTAATACTTATAGCTTTACTTATGACAATCTTGGTAATCAGACATCTGTAACATATCCTAACGGAAGTACATATAATGCAACTTACGATGTAAGAGGTCGTATGACTTCTCAGAGTAATGCTTATGGTAATACTACAACGTATTCTTATGACAATATGAATAGACTCGTTGGTGTTACAGATGCACTTGGTAACTCTTGGACTTATGAGTACGATTCCATGGGTAATATCACATCTGTTACAGATGCTGAGGGTTACACTACATCATATTCTTATAGCACTTATGGTCAGTTGGCTTCAGTAACAAATGCTGCTGGTAATAATGCAACAACAAGTTACGATGAGTATGGAAGAGTTATTGCTACTACAGACTTCGGTGGTGTAGAGACAACATATACATACGACTCTATGGATAGAGTTGCTACTACAACTGTAAATGGTGAAGTAACAACTTATTCCTACAACTCTGTTGGTAATCTCGTAAGTGTAGAGGGTTCTACAGGTACGATCTTCTATACATATAACATCGATGGTTATCTCTCCAGTGTTACTAACGCTGCAGGAGAAGTAATCAGCTATACATATGACGATGCAGGTATGGTTGCCTCTGTAACTGTTGATGATCAGACAATCTCATATGGTTACGACAATATGGGAAGACTCGAGACAGTAACAGACTCTGAAGGAACTACTACATATACATACGATGCACTAGGAAACAGAGAGACAACAGAATATCCTAACGGTGTAACAACAACGTATGGATATAACGAGAACAATGTTCTTATCAGTGAGGAATCAACAGATGAGAACGGAACAGTTCTTTCCAGTTACGAGTATACGATTGGTGATAATAACGAAAGACTCACATGTACTGAGCTCAACAGAACAGTAGAGTATGAGTACGACGAACTGGAAAGGCTCGTATCTGAGACAGTAACAACAGGAGATGACGTATCCGTAACAACATATTCCTACGATGCTAATTCCAACAGAGTATCGATGGATAAGGACGGAGTCGTAACAACATACGAGTACAATGAGCTTAACCAGCTTGTAAGAGCAGGTGATGTTGAGTACACATGGGATAACGCAGGTAACCTCGTATCTCAGACAACAACCAGTGGAGTAATCGTAGCTACATATACATATGACAGCTATAACAGAATGGTATCTGCTTCCGTTAACTCGGGTAGCGGTACTCTTGAGCAGTCTTATACATATGATTACCTTGGTAACAGAACAAGTAAGACAACAGACGGAGAGACAACTTATTACGTAACAGACTTGTCTTCCGGTTACAGTCAGGTCCTTAAGGCAACAGCAGGATCTGATGTGGTCTACTACACAAGAGGCTTCGAGCTTATCTCTAGAAGAGAGGGTACTACAGCATCTTACTATCTCTATGACGGAGGAATGTCCGTAAGAGGTATAACAGATGAAGCAGGTACTCTTACAGATACATATGTATTTGATGCGTTCGGTAACGAAATAGCAAGGACTGGAACAACTGAGAATAGCTATGGCTATAGAGGTGAGGAACAAGATGAGACTGGCCTTTACTACCTGAGAGCCAGATATATGGATCCTTCAACCGGTACATTCACCACGATGGATACATATGCAGGAAGACTCTCTGATCCTATGAGCCTTCACAAGTACATGTATGCTAACTCCAATCCTGTTAAGTATTGCGACCCGAGTGGACATTTTACTGTTGGTGAGTTGATGACCTCTATGGCTATTATGACCATACTTTCAGCGACTGCCAATGCGCTTATAGCTGGCTTTATGTACAGCGAAAGAGTTAATGTTTCTGACTTTTCGTGGTGCGAAATGTTCCAAGAAATGGGTCTTGCATTTTTAGGCGGTATTATAGTTGGCGGAATGGCAATGCTCGCTACATTCTTAGTGTTTGCATTAGCTTTAACAGCTTTAGAATGCCTCCTTTGTATGGGAATTTGCTGCTTGTTAGGAATGCTTACAGGATTTATAGCAGATGATTTCTTTAGTGATAATGAAATTGTTAATAGAATTCTTCATTATGTTTCCGACGGCTTTTTCGCAGCAGAAGTATCCTTCTTTTTCTTCGTAATTTATGGTGGTGCGAATGGTTGGGGATCTGGTGGATCTAGAGCTGGATCGGGATCTGGTTCTGGAGCTGGAGGAGAAACCTATTATCAGGATTCTCGTGGACGTTGGCACGACTCAAGCGGAAGATTTTGTTCTTCGCCGTATGGAGAAAGCGGAAGTAGTGGATCTGGACATTATTTACATCGACCACATATAAGGCAAAATATCATTGATGGAGTAAATGCTAATACGGTTTACAATGAACAAGGACAAATTTGGGACAGAATTGATCAAATTTGGGTTGATCCAGATCGTGTTGAATTAGGACATGTACCCGAGCATCAATTTGCCTTAGAGAGAGATCGTGCCGAAGCTTTAGGCTGGACACAGGCTCAATTTAATGATTATATGAATAGTGATCCAAGTTGGTATGCATGGCAGGATATTCATTTAAATCGTGCTGGTGCATGTGATACATATTACATATCCTAG
- a CDS encoding isocitrate dehydrogenase (NADP) has protein sequence MSKIQMKTPLVEMDGDEMTRIVWQQIKDIVINPFVELKTEYFDLGLPNRDATNDQVTIDSANRTKELGVAVKCATITPNAQRVEEYNLKQMWKSPNGTIRAMLDGTVFRAPILVNGINPFVSCWKKPITIARHAYGDVYKNSEIRVEGAAKAELVVTYPDGRVDRKVIQEFSDAGVIQGIHNTDKSIAAFARACFTYALDIKQDLWFATKDTISKTYDHRFKDIFAEIFEAEFKSKFEEAGIEYFYTLIDDVVARIMRSEGGILWACKNYDGDVMSDMLASACGSLAMMTSVLVSPEGVYEYEAAHGTVTRHYYKYLKGEATSTNPMATLFAWSGALRKRGQMDELPELVDFADRLEKASIETIESGTITGDLKNLINVPEKNVVNTEDFLKAIAAKL, from the coding sequence TTGAGCAAGATCCAGATGAAGACCCCGCTCGTCGAGATGGACGGCGATGAGATGACAAGAATTGTATGGCAGCAGATCAAGGATATAGTTATCAATCCTTTCGTAGAGCTTAAGACAGAGTACTTTGACTTAGGTCTCCCTAACAGAGATGCTACCAACGATCAGGTTACTATAGATTCCGCTAACAGGACTAAGGAACTCGGTGTTGCAGTTAAGTGCGCTACTATCACACCTAACGCTCAGAGAGTTGAAGAATATAACCTTAAGCAGATGTGGAAGAGCCCCAACGGTACGATCAGAGCTATGCTCGACGGTACTGTTTTCAGAGCTCCCATCCTTGTAAACGGTATCAATCCTTTCGTATCTTGCTGGAAGAAGCCCATTACTATCGCTCGTCATGCTTACGGCGACGTATATAAGAATTCTGAGATCCGTGTTGAGGGAGCTGCTAAGGCAGAGCTCGTTGTAACATACCCCGACGGAAGAGTAGACCGTAAGGTCATCCAGGAGTTCTCCGATGCAGGAGTTATCCAGGGTATCCACAACACAGATAAGTCTATCGCTGCTTTCGCAAGAGCTTGCTTCACATACGCTCTCGATATCAAGCAGGATCTCTGGTTCGCTACAAAAGATACTATCTCCAAGACATATGATCACAGATTCAAGGACATCTTCGCCGAGATCTTCGAGGCTGAGTTCAAGTCCAAGTTCGAAGAAGCAGGCATCGAGTATTTCTATACTCTCATCGATGACGTTGTTGCTCGTATCATGAGATCTGAAGGTGGTATCCTCTGGGCTTGTAAGAACTACGACGGTGACGTAATGAGTGATATGCTCGCATCCGCTTGCGGTTCACTTGCCATGATGACATCCGTTCTCGTTTCTCCCGAGGGTGTATACGAGTACGAGGCTGCTCACGGCACAGTTACAAGACACTACTATAAGTACCTTAAGGGTGAAGCTACATCTACAAACCCCATGGCTACACTCTTTGCATGGTCCGGCGCTCTTCGCAAGAGAGGTCAGATGGACGAGCTTCCCGAGCTTGTTGATTTCGCTGACAGACTTGAGAAGGCTTCCATCGAGACGATCGAATCCGGTACGATCACAGGTGACCTTAAGAACCTCATCAATGTACCTGAGAAGAACGTTGTAAATACAGAAGATTTCCTTAAGGCTATTGCAGCTAAGCTTTGA
- a CDS encoding rod shape-determining protein MreC: MRKLLTSKWFIVLMAVLLILTAIILGALPGSPLNKVLKPVGGVANPVQRFIKNSGDRASDFWAAISDGVAIRNENEELKAEIAELQYQLTQNEEASIRYEELRDAFHIRDTFSNYDIFGASVLSREADEWFSIIRIGLGTTDGIYLESGSSYAVVDVRMNLIGRVIEIDEDVSKVLPLLHEGFVVSGKVNTVNGASVVVSGDAALKQEGLCLVTGIDENTVLEPGTEIVTSGDGGLFPQGIPIGVIETVDYSNPLNITATLRPYANIDDLNDVFVMVPYSVIEEQQENIDAGLPPVNEEADYDEEETVE, encoded by the coding sequence ATGCGTAAGCTTCTTACAAGTAAATGGTTTATAGTCCTTATGGCGGTCTTGTTGATCCTGACCGCCATAATATTAGGTGCGCTTCCGGGCAGCCCCTTGAATAAAGTCTTAAAACCCGTTGGCGGAGTAGCTAACCCCGTCCAGAGGTTCATCAAGAACTCGGGTGACAGGGCGTCTGATTTCTGGGCGGCGATATCTGACGGTGTCGCTATCAGAAATGAGAATGAGGAGCTCAAGGCGGAGATCGCCGAGCTTCAGTATCAGCTTACCCAGAATGAAGAGGCGAGCATCCGATACGAAGAGCTCCGCGATGCGTTCCATATCAGGGATACATTCAGTAACTACGATATCTTCGGCGCTTCGGTATTATCACGTGAGGCCGATGAGTGGTTCTCGATCATAAGGATAGGTCTCGGTACTACAGACGGTATCTATCTTGAGTCGGGAAGCTCTTATGCTGTCGTAGATGTACGAATGAACCTCATTGGCCGTGTCATCGAGATCGATGAAGATGTCTCCAAGGTATTGCCTCTGCTTCACGAAGGATTCGTAGTAAGCGGTAAGGTCAATACCGTTAACGGCGCATCCGTAGTCGTATCAGGTGACGCCGCATTAAAGCAGGAAGGTCTTTGCCTCGTTACGGGTATCGATGAGAATACTGTTCTCGAGCCCGGTACCGAGATCGTTACTTCAGGTGACGGAGGACTCTTTCCTCAGGGTATACCGATCGGTGTAATCGAGACGGTAGATTACTCTAATCCTTTAAATATCACGGCTACTCTTCGTCCTTATGCGAATATCGATGACCTTAACGACGTATTCGTTATGGTCCCTTATTCCGTTATCGAGGAGCAGCAGGAAAATATCGATGCCGGTCTTCCTCCGGTTAACGAAGAGGCCGACTACGATGAAGAGGAGACTGTCGAATGA
- a CDS encoding Ankyrin repeat-containing protein: protein MDNNMDMFFLISHINHPEITLMSQEEVLEEVKKIDDPNRINDQGYSYLHFACSEHNMDIIRILLELGADPNLPNINGWPAIINAIGCKSEKNPEILKLMLSYGLDLNQVIKGKTLKTSIAEFPGGYKEIMDSWENSDKRKS, encoded by the coding sequence ATGGATAACAATATGGATATGTTCTTTTTGATTTCGCATATTAATCATCCTGAAATTACTTTAATGTCTCAGGAAGAAGTACTAGAAGAAGTGAAAAAAATCGATGATCCTAACCGTATTAATGATCAAGGGTATTCTTATCTTCACTTTGCTTGCTCAGAGCATAATATGGACATTATTAGAATACTACTAGAGTTAGGAGCCGATCCTAATTTACCTAATATTAATGGATGGCCGGCCATTATAAATGCGATTGGATGTAAAAGTGAGAAAAATCCTGAGATTCTGAAGTTAATGCTTTCATATGGTTTGGACCTGAATCAGGTGATTAAAGGGAAGACTCTTAAAACTTCAATTGCGGAATTCCCGGGAGGATATAAAGAGATAATGGATTCTTGGGAGAATAGTGATAAAAGAAAATCGTAA